A region of the Gemmatimonadota bacterium genome:
GCGCATGGAGGACGAACTCCGCGAACTGGCGGAGCAGGTCGCGGAGATGCGGGACGCCCGGGACGCGGCGGGGATGCAGGAACTTGCGGACAAGATGGAGGCCGGAGAGATCCCGGAAGCCATGCAGGAGTCTGCGGACCGGATGGAGTCCGGCAAGAGTGAGAGTGCGCGGGAGAAGAGCGAGGAAGCGTTGACGAAGCTCCGCGACATGCACGAGGCGTTGTCCTCCATGCAGACGGACATGGCGGGGCGCGCGATCCAGATCAGCCAGGCGGGGATCAACCGGGCGGTTCGGGATCTTCTGACGCTTTCGTCCGACGAGGAGTCGCTGGCCGATGCTCTCGCGGGGATTCCGCACAACTCGGCCTCCGCGACCCGGGCCTTCACGGATGAGCAGCACCTGTTGCTTCGCGGTGCGGAACGAGTGGAGGACAAGCTGGAGGAAGTGGCGAAGGGAACGCCGCTCATGGACTCCAGCGTGGGGCAAAGCCTGCGCGAGGGGCTGGAGCTCATGGAGACCGCGACGGATGCGCTGGAGGGGGGCTCCGTTCGGGTGTCTCAGTTGCGCGGCGAGGCGGCTGTCGAGAAGCTCAACCGCGTCGTGATCCAGTTGCTTGAAGCGTCGGAGCAAATGTCGAGCTGCTCTTCCGGCATGGGCATGGGCGAAGCGCTCCGGCGCCTGCAGCAGATGGGCGAGGATCAGGAAGCGCTCGGCCAGATGCTTCGGGAACTCATGGAGCAGAACGGTCAGGGAATGGACCATCGTCTGAACGCGCATCTGGACTCGCTTGCGAAAGAGCAGGCGAGAATCCGGGAGGAGTTGCGTCAGTTCCTCGACGAGAGCGGAGACAGCGAGGCGACCCTCGGCAGGCTGGACGATGTGGAAGAGAAGCTCGCGGAAATCGAAGCGCGACTTCGCGCCGGAGAGCTGGGAGACGAACTCCTGCGCGATCAGGAGTGGGCGGCGACCCGGCTTCTCGACTCGCAACGATCTCTCCGCGAACGGGACTTCGGGCGGGCGCGGCGGTCGGAAACGGGGGGTGACGGCGAAGCCCCGCCGCCCGCGCCTCTTCCGGGCGGGATTGAAGAGCGCGAACGGGATCTTCGCGAGGATCTGCTGAAAGCGCTCGATTCGCGTGTTCCCCCGCGCTACGAAGAACTCATCCGACGGTACTTCCGTTCGCTGGCGGAAGACGAAGCAGCGCGCCGGACGACCCCGCCGGAGGGACAGGTGGGAGACTCTCCGTGAGCCGGATCCCGGTCGCTGCGCTTCTTGCGTCCATGGCCGCCTTCGCGGCCTACCTCCCGCGCGTGGCGCCGGGTGTCCATGTGGGGGACTCGGGGGAACTCGCGCTGGCCGCCACCGTGCTGGGGATCGCGCACCCACCCGGGTATCCGCTGTGGGCGCTTTTCGGGCGCGTCGTGGTGGTGTTGGGCGGTGCTGCGGAACCCGCGTTCGCGCTGAATGTCTTCTCGGCGGTGAGTGCGGCCGTCGCGGTCGGGCTTCTCGCCGCGCTGGGCGGAGTGTTGACGCGCCGCCCGATTCCGGCGGCGGGATGTGCGCTTGCCTTCGGGCTGAGTCATGCCGTCTGGTCGCAGGCGGTGGTCACCGAGGTGTACGCGCTGAATCTGGCACTCTCGGCCGGAGCGCTTCTCGCGATGGCGGCGGGCCGCCGCGGGCGTCCGCGTCTCTTCCTTCTCGGCGCGTACCTGGTTGGGCTCGGTGCGGCCAATCACCCGTTGTCGCTTTTCGCGGCGCCGGTGGCCGTCGCCCTGGCGCTGGGACCCAACCATCGAAGCCTCGCAGACCGGGCAGTCCTCCTTCGCCGTGCCTTCGCGATGGCTGCCGCGTTTCTTCTGGGGCTTTCGGTGTACTTCCTGCTGCCGATCCGCTTCTCCGCGGACCCGTCTGTCGTCTGGGGCGGAATGCAGCGCGGGGCGGACCTCTTCGACCATGTGATCCGCGCGCAGTACGGGGGGCTGGGCGACGCGGAGGCGAACGCGGGATGGCTCACGCGCTGGACCCTGCTTGCGCGGATCCTCTGGGCGAACCTCCCCGCGCCGCTTGCGCTGGCGGCGATCGCCGGGCCGGTGCTCCTGTTTCGCCGGGGTCATGCGAAGCGAGGGGCGCTCCTTGCCGTGCTTCTTGTGCTGACCGGGCCGGTGCTGGCGTCGGTGCTTCGCTTTGAAGACACATTCCGCGACCGGACCCTTGTGGAGCCGTTCTTCCTGCAGGCGGTGATGGCGGTGTACCTCGCCGCGGCTGCGGGACTCGGGGAGGTGGACCGACTGCTCGCCCGGAGACTGGCCGGGCAGGGCAGAGTGGCGGCCTTTGCGACGGCCACGCTGGCGCTGATCGGACCCGTTCTTCTCTTCCCGGCGAATGCCGCGAGGTGTGACCGAAGCGACGCGACGCTGGCGTCGTTCTACGCGGAGACGGTCTTTCGCACGCTGCCTCCACGAGCGCGGCTCTTCGCGGAGGACGACAACGGGGGCTACATACTGGCCTATCACCAGCGCGTCCTCGGCGCGCGCCCGGATGTGATCCTGATGGACCGCACGCTCCATCTCTTTGTGGAACACTACGGCGAGGACTTCCTGAAGATGAGCCGCGTCGAACGCAAGCTCCGGCGCGATGAGCGCGAGGCGGAGATCGTCTTCGAAGAGCCCGATCGGCCCGTCTACTTTACGGGGTCGGTGGGACTGGAACCGTTTGGGGAGTGTCGTCTCGTTCCGCAGGGCGTGGTCATGCAACTGGTGCGTCCGGGAGAGGCGGAGGGGTCCGGCCCCGGCACACCCGTGCTGCCGCCGCCCTCGGATTCGGCCGATTACCTGTCGAGCCATCTCGCGGCGACCCTGTGCCTCCGGCAGGCGATGGACTTTTCGCAGAGAGGGCGCACGAAGGAGGCGCGGGCTTGCCTGCACGAGGCCCGGCGGCGGGGAGAGAGGATCGCCGCGGTGCAGCGTGTGATCGGCGAGACTTTCCTGGAGCTGGGCGATCCCGGTGCGGCGGAGGCGCGATGGCGCGCAGCAATCGAACTGGAGCCGGGCGGCGAGGACGCGTTGTACAGCCTGGCGGTCCTTCTTGCGAACGAGGAGCGGACGGAGGAGTCGATCGAGGTGTTCGAGCGGTTGGTCGCGCTGGGTACGGAACTTCCCGAGGCGCATCTGAGCCATGGAATCCAGCTGGTGCGCGCCGGGCGGCTTTCGGAGGCAGCAGAAAGTGCCCGTCTTGCGCTGGCACGGGAGCCGGGACTGGATGCCGCGCAGACGCTGGCCGACGCGGTGGATCACGGGCTGAAGGTCGGAGGGCAGGCGGGAGTGCTGGAGGCGCGGAATCGACTGGAGCCGCTGACGACGGGGGGAGTTCTTCAGCTTGCGCAGTTCTACATGGCGCGGGGAGAGATCTCCCGCGCGACGGAGTTGTACCGGGAAGCGTTCGGGAAGTCGCCGGACAGTGTGCCGGCCGCGTATGGGTTGGGGTATGGCCTGCTCAGCACGCGTGAGTACGACGACGCGGCGGCGGCATTCCGTGCGGTGCTTGCCGCGGACTCCGCATCGGCCGACGGGCGAAACGCGCTTGCGTATATCTTCGCACAGACGGGCGACAGCCTTGCTCGGGCGGAAACACTGGCACGCGAAGCGCTGGACCTGGCTCCGGAGAATGCGGGGTACTGGCGTGACACGCTGGGGTGGGTGCTGCACCGGGCGGGGAGGCCGGAGGACGCGCTGCGCGAACTGGTCGCGGCGGCCGGAGAAATCCCGAAAGACGATCCGTCGATGCAGGCGGAGAACGACTATCATCGTGCCGAAGTGCTCCTGGAACTCGGGCGGATCGACGATGCGCGGGAAGCGTTCCTGCGCAGCGAGAAGCGCGCCGGGGACGAACCGTGGGTGCCGGATCTGCGCGAGCGGCTTCGCCGGTTCGCGCCGCCGGGAGGGGACGAATGAGACGCGTGTGGCGGGTCGCGATCGTACTTCTTGCGCTGGCGGCGGGTGCTTCCGCGCAACCCCCGCGTAGTGCCCGCGGGACGGGGGGGGTCCCGCCGACCGCGCTCACCCGGGCGCAACTCGCCCAGCAGCTCTTCCGCGAGGGGAGTGTGGAGGACGCACTGGAGTTGTACCGGGAGATCGACGCCGCACACCCCGGGGTGACGCGGATCGTTCAAGGGATTCGTTCGTGCCTTCTGGAACTGAAGCGATATGACGAACTTCGTGAACATCTGGAGGCGGACCTCACGCTTCACCCGAACAATCCGTCTGTTCTGGAAGAGCTGGGCACCGTCGCCGCAAGGACCGGAGACCGAGATGCGGCGACCGGGCACTGGCGCGCCATTCTTGCGATTCAACCGGGAAGCCACGGTGCCTATTCGCATGTCGCGGATCTCTTCATGCGGCATCGGATGCTGGACGAAGCAATGGCCGTTTACCGGGAGGCGGAGAAGGCACATCCGGGGCGATTCGTTCGGAGGATCGGGAATCTGCACGAGGTGCGGATGGAGTTCGCCGCAGCGACCCACGCCTACCTGGACTTCCTCCTGATGAACCCGTCGACACTCTCCTTTGTGGAGGGGAGGCTCCTGCGCATCGGAGAGAGCGAAGAGGGACTGGGAAGGGTCATTGCGCGCGTGGACTCCGCGTTCGCGGCGTCGAGCGGCGCGGAGCACTCGCCGGGAGCCCGGATTGCGTTGCGAAAGCTGCTGGCGGATCTTCATCTGGAGGCGGGAGACCACGCCCGCGCTCGCGATCGCTATTTCGATCTTGTGGATGCGCTGCCGGGCCAGCTCCCGACGCTTCTGGTGTTCGGGCGGCGATGCATGGCGGACGAACGATTCGAAGTCGCCGTCACCGTGTTTGAGAGAGTCCTTGCCGAAAGTGCCGACGCGCGTGCCGTTCCCGGTGCACTCTCGGAGATCGCGGTCTGCCGGTGGCACCTTGGGCAATGGGAAGAAGCGCTCCGGATTCTTGCCGAACTGGTGGATCGATTCCCGGAGACGGAGTACGCCATCCGGGCACGGTTTGAGACCGGTCGTGTTCTTCGCGACGGCAAGCGGGATCCACAGAGCGCGGAAGCGGTCTTTCGGGAACTGCTTCCCCTGCGTGACGGCCCGTGGGAACCGGGGGAACTGCACTTTGAGATCGCGGAATGTGCGCTGCACCTGTCCGAGACAGACCGGGCGCTCGATATCTACCGGGCCGTCGCGGAGCGCGTATTCCCGGAAGCCACGCTGGAGCGGGCGCTCTACAACGAGGCGCGCGTCTTGTACTACCGTGCGGAGTTTGACGCAGCGGACAGTCTGTTCAAGCGTGTGGCGGAGAGGTACCCGAAGGGAAGGTCTGTGAACAACGCGTTGGAGCATTCGATTCTCATCAACACGAACCGCGAAGACGAGGAGGCGTTGGCCCGGCACGCAGCGGCTTCGCTGGGGTTTCGGATCGGCGATGTGGAGGCGGCGCTCCTGACACTGGGGGAAGCGGTGGTGTCGCATCGCGGATCTCCGGTCCACGACGATCTTCTTCTGCTGTGGGGCATGGCCCTCCGGGAGCAGGATCGCGTGGTGGAGGCACTGGACGCATTGCGGCGTGCGGCAGACATGACAAGCGTAGAGGATCTCGCGGCGCGTGCGCTTCTTCTTCGCGCGCGGATTTTCGGGGAAGACCTGGGCGACGCCACCGAGGCGCTCGCGCAGTACGAAGAGGTGGTCCTGTCGTATCCCGAGACGCTGGCGGCGGATCGAGCGCGCGCTTCGTCCGCGGAACTGCGGAGGGCACTCCCGTGAGGCGGCGCATACCTCGCGCGGCGCGGGTCGCGATGCTCGCACTCGTTGCGCTGGTGCCGTGGGCCCCGTTCCCCGCGCATGCCGCGAAAGTGCTCATCCCGATGGACCTCTCGCAGCGCGACCACCTGAAGGCGTATGGCATCGCGTACTGGGCGCTGACACAGGGCGTGGAAGTGGACTGGGTGCTGAACTATCGAGGGGGCAGCTTTCTGACGGACGACTGGGCGGGACTGCGTCGCCGGGCGCTTCTTGCCAATGTCACGCTGGAGGATCTCTCCACAGCGGACCGGGCGGACATTCTCTCCACGGTGGAAGCGGAGAACATGGAGGTGGTGCGTCTGGAGGAGGCTCCGCGCGTGGCCATCTACACGCCGCCCGGGAAGCAACCCTGGGATGACGCCGTGACGCTCGCGCTCACCTACGCGGAGATTCCCTACGACACAGTCTGGGACCAGGAAGTGCTGGCCGGACGGCTGGATTCGTACGACTGGCTGCATCTCCATCACGAGGACTTCACCGGACAGTACGGGAAGTTCTACGCGAGCTTTCATGCGGCGCCGTGGTACCAGCGTCAGCAGACGCTCTACGAAAAGCTCGCGCGGGATGCGGGCTTTCGAAAGGTCAGCGAACACAAGGCGGCCGTCACGGAAGTGATT
Encoded here:
- a CDS encoding DUF2723 domain-containing protein, with protein sequence MSRIPVAALLASMAAFAAYLPRVAPGVHVGDSGELALAATVLGIAHPPGYPLWALFGRVVVVLGGAAEPAFALNVFSAVSAAVAVGLLAALGGVLTRRPIPAAGCALAFGLSHAVWSQAVVTEVYALNLALSAGALLAMAAGRRGRPRLFLLGAYLVGLGAANHPLSLFAAPVAVALALGPNHRSLADRAVLLRRAFAMAAAFLLGLSVYFLLPIRFSADPSVVWGGMQRGADLFDHVIRAQYGGLGDAEANAGWLTRWTLLARILWANLPAPLALAAIAGPVLLFRRGHAKRGALLAVLLVLTGPVLASVLRFEDTFRDRTLVEPFFLQAVMAVYLAAAAGLGEVDRLLARRLAGQGRVAAFATATLALIGPVLLFPANAARCDRSDATLASFYAETVFRTLPPRARLFAEDDNGGYILAYHQRVLGARPDVILMDRTLHLFVEHYGEDFLKMSRVERKLRRDEREAEIVFEEPDRPVYFTGSVGLEPFGECRLVPQGVVMQLVRPGEAEGSGPGTPVLPPPSDSADYLSSHLAATLCLRQAMDFSQRGRTKEARACLHEARRRGERIAAVQRVIGETFLELGDPGAAEARWRAAIELEPGGEDALYSLAVLLANEERTEESIEVFERLVALGTELPEAHLSHGIQLVRAGRLSEAAESARLALAREPGLDAAQTLADAVDHGLKVGGQAGVLEARNRLEPLTTGGVLQLAQFYMARGEISRATELYREAFGKSPDSVPAAYGLGYGLLSTREYDDAAAAFRAVLAADSASADGRNALAYIFAQTGDSLARAETLAREALDLAPENAGYWRDTLGWVLHRAGRPEDALRELVAAAGEIPKDDPSMQAENDYHRAEVLLELGRIDDAREAFLRSEKRAGDEPWVPDLRERLRRFAPPGGDE
- a CDS encoding tetratricopeptide repeat protein, which produces MRRVWRVAIVLLALAAGASAQPPRSARGTGGVPPTALTRAQLAQQLFREGSVEDALELYREIDAAHPGVTRIVQGIRSCLLELKRYDELREHLEADLTLHPNNPSVLEELGTVAARTGDRDAATGHWRAILAIQPGSHGAYSHVADLFMRHRMLDEAMAVYREAEKAHPGRFVRRIGNLHEVRMEFAAATHAYLDFLLMNPSTLSFVEGRLLRIGESEEGLGRVIARVDSAFAASSGAEHSPGARIALRKLLADLHLEAGDHARARDRYFDLVDALPGQLPTLLVFGRRCMADERFEVAVTVFERVLAESADARAVPGALSEIAVCRWHLGQWEEALRILAELVDRFPETEYAIRARFETGRVLRDGKRDPQSAEAVFRELLPLRDGPWEPGELHFEIAECALHLSETDRALDIYRAVAERVFPEATLERALYNEARVLYYRAEFDAADSLFKRVAERYPKGRSVNNALEHSILINTNREDEEALARHAAASLGFRIGDVEAALLTLGEAVVSHRGSPVHDDLLLLWGMALREQDRVVEALDALRRAADMTSVEDLAARALLLRARIFGEDLGDATEALAQYEEVVLSYPETLAADRARASSAELRRALP
- a CDS encoding asparagine synthetase B, which codes for MLALVALVPWAPFPAHAAKVLIPMDLSQRDHLKAYGIAYWALTQGVEVDWVLNYRGGSFLTDDWAGLRRRALLANVTLEDLSTADRADILSTVEAENMEVVRLEEAPRVAIYTPPGKQPWDDAVTLALTYAEIPYDTVWDQEVLAGRLDSYDWLHLHHEDFTGQYGKFYASFHAAPWYQRQQTLYEKLARDAGFRKVSEHKAAVTEVIRAYIREGGFLFAMCSATDTFDIAMAARGVDIVGTVYDGDPADADAQGRLDYSRCLAFRDFTLVRDPLEYEFSDIDTSDYARARGARVDYFTLFEFSAKYDPIPTMLTQCHVGVVNGFLGQTTGFDMDFLRPGVTVLAQVEGTREAKYIHGKFGRGTWTFYGGHDPEDYQHAVGDPPTELSRFPNSSGYRLILNNVLFPAAKKKPQKT